From Sulfurovum zhangzhouensis, one genomic window encodes:
- a CDS encoding sigma-70 family RNA polymerase sigma factor, producing the protein MDIFDYTVIGLLILLVLVLLGLLSVNRKLKKENDVLNQVLAAKDVTIANLEASRVAVKDVIENFSISDEVMAGIEDGESREEISQRLGIPVNRIELIVKFDKIKKEQSAIQESLLNN; encoded by the coding sequence ATGGATATATTCGACTATACAGTGATAGGGTTATTGATACTTTTGGTTCTAGTGCTTTTGGGACTGCTCTCTGTAAATAGAAAGCTTAAAAAGGAAAATGATGTTCTAAACCAGGTACTTGCAGCAAAAGATGTGACGATCGCAAATCTTGAGGCATCCAGGGTTGCCGTCAAAGATGTGATCGAAAATTTTTCTATCAGTGATGAAGTGATGGCAGGTATTGAGGACGGTGAAAGCAGGGAAGAGATATCCCAAAGACTAGGTATCCCTGTAAACAGGATCGAACTCATTGTAAAGTTTGATAAGATCAAAAAAGAACAGTCAGCTATCCAAGAATCATTATTGAACAATTAA
- the mqnP gene encoding menaquinone biosynthesis prenyltransferase MqnP — protein MKKKFADLSELVMFQHSVFSLPFIFIAMLVAAKGWFGWQLLLLGTLAAVSARNYAMGVNRYLDRDIDILNPRTKSRPSVDGRVSATQMLWFILANAVAFIVVAYFINTLALELSLPILVVLGAYTYFKRFSALAHLILGISLGLAPIAGEVAVSGTISWWSIYLATGVMFWVAGFDLLYSLQDMEFDKEQGLHSIPSKFGARKTMWIARAFHLFAVTFWTLFVIEAKLELFAVFAIVFAAIMLIYEHYLVSKDFTKIDRAFFTVNGYLGFVFLTFIILEVM, from the coding sequence ATGAAAAAGAAATTTGCAGATCTGTCTGAACTGGTGATGTTCCAGCACTCTGTGTTCTCTTTGCCTTTTATCTTTATTGCCATGCTGGTTGCAGCTAAAGGATGGTTTGGATGGCAACTGCTTTTACTTGGTACATTGGCAGCGGTGAGTGCAAGAAACTATGCTATGGGTGTCAACCGATATCTGGATCGAGATATTGATATCCTTAATCCGCGTACAAAGAGCAGACCCTCTGTAGATGGTCGAGTATCTGCAACTCAGATGCTATGGTTTATCCTTGCCAATGCAGTGGCATTTATCGTGGTTGCCTATTTTATCAATACCTTGGCTTTAGAGCTATCACTTCCAATATTGGTAGTACTAGGTGCTTACACATATTTCAAACGTTTTTCGGCTTTGGCACATTTGATCCTGGGTATCAGCCTTGGATTGGCACCGATTGCTGGAGAAGTAGCTGTTTCAGGGACGATCAGTTGGTGGTCAATTTATTTGGCTACCGGTGTGATGTTCTGGGTAGCAGGATTTGATCTGCTCTATTCGCTGCAGGATATGGAGTTTGATAAAGAACAGGGGCTGCATTCTATCCCTTCAAAGTTCGGTGCGAGAAAAACGATGTGGATTGCAAGAGCCTTTCATTTGTTTGCCGTGACTTTCTGGACACTATTTGTGATAGAAGCTAAATTGGAACTCTTTGCTGTCTTTGCGATAGTCTTTGCAGCTATAATGTTAATATATGAACACTATCTTGTCAGTAAGGATTTTACAAAGATAGATAGAGCCTTTTTTACCGTGAATGGTTATCTAGGATTTGTTTTTTTGACTTTTATCATTTTGGAGGTGATGTAA
- a CDS encoding CDP-alcohol phosphatidyltransferase family protein encodes MSLFDKNNRFNIANLVTFTNISLGIIAIYFIVKGDYFTAIILAWFAGACDIIDGKLARKYQLSTEFGVQLDSFADFLSFVVMPSFLLFYALGTGITSGLQEIIIGIVFIIYIIMGLRRLVEFNLKTDAGEVAKYFEGVPTPLGAILLWILYLIYSNGLIENVYIITLLVAVIAWSLNSKLKIPHP; translated from the coding sequence ATGAGCTTATTTGACAAGAACAACCGATTCAACATTGCCAATTTGGTAACCTTTACCAATATTTCACTTGGGATCATTGCGATCTATTTTATTGTTAAAGGGGACTATTTTACAGCGATCATTTTGGCATGGTTTGCAGGTGCATGTGATATCATAGATGGAAAACTTGCACGTAAATATCAACTATCAACGGAGTTTGGCGTACAGCTTGACAGTTTTGCTGACTTTTTATCTTTTGTAGTGATGCCGTCATTTTTACTTTTTTATGCATTGGGTACTGGGATTACATCAGGCCTTCAAGAAATAATTATTGGCATTGTATTTATAATCTATATCATAATGGGGCTGAGAAGACTTGTAGAGTTTAACCTTAAAACCGATGCAGGTGAAGTTGCAAAGTATTTTGAGGGCGTTCCTACGCCTTTAGGTGCAATTCTTTTGTGGATCTTGTATCTGATCTACAGTAATGGTCTGATAGAAAATGTATATATTATTACACTGCTCGTTGCGGTCATTGCCTGGTCACTCAACTCCAAACTAAAAATTCCACACCCTTAG
- the miaA gene encoding tRNA (adenosine(37)-N6)-dimethylallyltransferase MiaA — MITLMNETIKQLALIGPTASGKTSLSIEIAQKMDACILSLDSLSIYKEIDIVSAKPSREERAGILHYGMDYLSPDEHFDVTTFVKLYQEVYRQALSENKNLVIVGGTSFYLKMLIEGISDLPAISETTKEKTALMLQELNDAYQFLYDMDPSYMQRIAKNDRYRIEKALHIYFETGMTPSEYFHVNPPTSVINGTLPIYQIDIDREMLRKRIALRTQLMLKEGLIDEICMLEKKYTREPNCMKSIGIKETLDYLDGVYNKQLLEEKITTNTARLAKRQTTFNNSQFEGVIKGNVEELQKIIVQ; from the coding sequence ATGATTACACTTATGAATGAAACGATTAAACAACTAGCCCTTATTGGCCCGACTGCTTCAGGAAAAACTTCGCTTTCTATAGAAATTGCCCAGAAGATGGATGCTTGCATACTGTCACTTGACTCACTCTCTATCTATAAAGAGATCGATATTGTCTCAGCTAAGCCGAGCCGGGAAGAACGTGCCGGCATACTACATTACGGTATGGACTATCTTTCTCCCGATGAGCATTTTGATGTGACTACGTTTGTCAAGCTCTATCAAGAGGTCTATCGCCAAGCGCTTAGTGAGAATAAAAATCTTGTGATTGTCGGAGGGACCAGTTTTTATCTTAAAATGCTCATTGAAGGGATCAGCGATCTACCGGCAATCAGTGAAACTACAAAAGAAAAAACTGCATTGATGCTTCAAGAATTAAATGATGCCTATCAGTTCCTGTATGATATGGATCCATCTTATATGCAACGGATCGCAAAAAATGACAGGTATCGTATAGAAAAAGCGCTCCATATCTACTTTGAGACCGGGATGACACCATCAGAGTATTTCCATGTCAATCCGCCTACCTCTGTCATCAATGGCACTTTGCCGATCTACCAAATCGATATAGATAGAGAAATGCTTCGCAAACGTATTGCGCTCAGAACACAACTCATGCTCAAGGAGGGTCTCATCGATGAGATATGTATGCTGGAGAAAAAATATACACGTGAACCCAACTGTATGAAATCAATAGGGATCAAAGAGACCTTGGATTACCTGGATGGTGTATATAACAAACAGCTGCTCGAAGAGAAGATCACTACCAATACCGCACGCCTTGCCAAACGGCAAACTACATTTAATAACTCGCAGTTCGAAGGTGTCATTAAAGGCAATGTAGAAGAACTACAAAAGATAATTGTTCAATAA
- the nuoN gene encoding NADH-quinone oxidoreductase subunit NuoN has protein sequence MLEPINVTWDSLNLITLAPMLIAIAGGLIILTIDLLKEGLHKSLYVMLTVLVLFIDLGSVVGLNINERGFFDVMLIDGISIVSQFLIIVGSIVFIPLALSSKRFHEYSYPEFFALFLFMVAGFQFMVASDNLILIFVGIETASLALYTLIALHNRSNSYEAAVKYFTMGALAAGFFAMGSAMIYALTGSIEIYKVAEVLATRVNETGLMIAIFGGFVLIMVALAFKLSLYPFHTWAPDVYEGASAALVGYMSVVPKVAALVVSMRIFGMYIDLGIEWVRWTILVIAVLTMTLANVMALVQEDVKRMLAYSSISHAGFIMAALALDTTEGNTSIFLYYALFMFTNLGAFSMLWISRHKMRRFNNRYDHPYEKFAGFIKIMPIGAVIMGLFMLSLAGVPPFSVFWGKIYVMQAAVNAGYIWLAVVMGLNSAIAAYYYLKLIVYMFLKDPVKDVDTIYYNISRPLMVIIGFATVATIGAIFYVQPLIERIYYLISASGY, from the coding sequence ATGTTAGAGCCTATTAATGTAACTTGGGATAGTTTAAATCTTATTACACTTGCTCCAATGCTTATAGCAATTGCAGGTGGTTTGATCATCTTAACTATCGATCTACTGAAAGAGGGGCTTCACAAGTCCTTGTATGTTATGTTGACAGTACTTGTATTGTTTATCGATCTTGGTTCAGTCGTTGGTCTTAATATCAACGAGCGTGGTTTCTTTGATGTAATGCTTATCGATGGTATTTCGATCGTTTCACAGTTTCTTATCATTGTAGGTTCGATTGTCTTTATTCCTTTGGCATTGAGTTCAAAAAGATTCCACGAGTATTCATACCCTGAGTTCTTCGCTCTCTTCTTGTTCATGGTTGCAGGATTCCAGTTCATGGTGGCATCAGATAACCTGATCTTGATATTCGTAGGTATTGAAACAGCATCTTTGGCACTCTATACATTGATCGCACTTCACAACAGAAGCAACTCTTATGAAGCGGCAGTGAAGTATTTCACAATGGGTGCACTAGCAGCTGGCTTCTTTGCAATGGGTTCAGCAATGATCTATGCTCTTACCGGATCTATCGAGATTTATAAAGTAGCAGAAGTACTTGCTACACGTGTGAATGAAACAGGTCTGATGATCGCGATCTTTGGTGGATTTGTGTTAATCATGGTTGCACTTGCATTTAAACTTTCTCTCTATCCGTTCCATACATGGGCACCGGATGTATACGAAGGTGCATCTGCAGCACTTGTCGGTTATATGTCAGTAGTTCCAAAAGTTGCAGCATTGGTTGTTTCTATGAGAATCTTTGGAATGTATATAGATCTTGGGATCGAGTGGGTAAGATGGACTATTCTTGTGATTGCCGTACTTACTATGACGCTGGCTAATGTCATGGCACTTGTTCAAGAAGATGTGAAGCGTATGCTTGCATACTCATCGATCTCACATGCCGGTTTCATTATGGCTGCATTGGCACTAGATACTACAGAAGGTAATACAAGTATCTTCTTGTACTATGCACTCTTTATGTTCACTAACCTTGGTGCGTTTTCTATGCTATGGATCTCACGTCATAAGATGAGAAGATTTAACAACAGATATGATCACCCGTATGAGAAATTTGCAGGATTTATCAAAATTATGCCGATCGGGGCAGTGATCATGGGTCTATTTATGCTTTCACTTGCTGGTGTACCACCATTCTCGGTATTCTGGGGTAAAATCTACGTAATGCAAGCAGCTGTCAATGCAGGATATATCTGGCTGGCAGTCGTAATGGGTCTTAACTCAGCGATCGCTGCATACTACTACTTGAAACTTATTGTTTATATGTTCTTGAAAGATCCGGTGAAAGATGTAGATACGATCTATTACAATATCTCTAGACCACTTATGGTTATCATCGGTTTTGCAACCGTTGCTACTATAGGAGCAATCTTCTACGTTCAGCCTCTGATAGAGCGTATTTACTACTTAATCAGCGCAAGCGGTTATTAA
- a CDS encoding NADH-quinone oxidoreductase subunit M, whose product MDYILSILVFFPAIAGLLGFVIDKDSARVYGITVAAIEFFLSLWLWFSFDGSNAGMQFVELIAVIPDFGVNYYLGVDGISLFIILMTTMMTLIGIMSLSVKENVKNMIVTLLFLEMTMVGVFVSLDAIIFYLFWELSLVPMLYIVGAWGGPLRVYAAIKFFLYTFAGSLIMLVGMLFMAYTYHSLTGVWSFALTDWYALVLPVSYQMWLFAAFFIGFAIKVPMFPFHTWLPYAHGQAPTIGSVILAAVLLKMGTYGFVRFSLPLFPDASVFWITPIAVLSIIMVIYTAMVAYAQKDMKQVIAYSSVSHMGIVMLGIFAMNAEGIGGSVFQMLSHGIVSGALFMLVGVIYDRRHTKMMDEFGGIASIMPKYAVVFGIMLMASVGLPLTIGFVGEFLVLIGFYQVSPIMTILAGTSIIIGSVYMLSLFKKSFFGPVTKEENKNLKDLDAKETWSLVPLVAIVIWLGIYPKPILDPIDNSVKAMLNFMDEKAITQEAKDMIHVANSTKEAK is encoded by the coding sequence ATGGATTATATTTTAAGTATATTAGTATTTTTCCCAGCGATCGCAGGATTGCTAGGGTTTGTGATAGACAAGGACAGTGCTAGAGTTTACGGTATTACTGTAGCAGCTATTGAGTTCTTCCTATCATTATGGTTGTGGTTTAGTTTTGATGGCAGCAATGCAGGTATGCAGTTTGTAGAGCTTATCGCTGTTATCCCTGATTTTGGTGTAAACTACTACCTTGGAGTTGATGGTATCTCTCTTTTCATTATCTTGATGACAACAATGATGACATTGATCGGTATTATGAGTTTGAGTGTAAAAGAGAATGTAAAAAACATGATCGTTACACTCCTTTTCCTTGAGATGACAATGGTTGGTGTTTTCGTTTCACTGGATGCGATCATCTTCTACCTCTTCTGGGAACTTTCACTTGTACCGATGCTTTATATCGTCGGTGCATGGGGTGGGCCTTTGAGAGTCTATGCAGCGATCAAGTTCTTCCTTTATACATTTGCAGGATCATTGATCATGTTGGTAGGTATGCTTTTCATGGCATATACATATCACAGCCTTACAGGTGTATGGAGTTTTGCTCTGACTGACTGGTATGCACTTGTTCTTCCTGTAAGTTATCAGATGTGGCTTTTTGCTGCTTTCTTTATCGGGTTTGCGATCAAAGTCCCTATGTTCCCATTCCATACATGGCTTCCGTATGCACACGGTCAAGCACCGACGATCGGTTCTGTGATCCTTGCAGCTGTACTTCTTAAAATGGGTACATACGGATTTGTAAGATTCTCACTACCGTTGTTCCCGGATGCTTCAGTGTTCTGGATCACACCGATTGCAGTACTTTCAATCATCATGGTAATCTATACTGCGATGGTGGCATATGCACAGAAAGATATGAAACAAGTGATCGCTTACTCATCAGTATCACACATGGGTATTGTAATGCTCGGTATTTTTGCAATGAATGCTGAAGGTATCGGTGGTTCTGTATTCCAGATGCTTTCACACGGTATTGTTTCAGGTGCACTGTTCATGCTCGTAGGTGTGATCTATGATAGAAGACATACGAAGATGATGGATGAGTTCGGTGGTATTGCATCGATCATGCCAAAATATGCAGTGGTATTCGGTATCATGCTTATGGCTTCAGTAGGACTTCCATTGACGATCGGTTTTGTCGGTGAGTTCCTTGTATTGATAGGTTTCTATCAAGTATCTCCGATCATGACTATCCTTGCAGGTACATCGATCATCATTGGTTCTGTGTACATGCTTTCACTCTTTAAAAAGAGTTTCTTTGGTCCGGTAACAAAAGAAGAGAATAAAAACCTTAAAGATCTTGATGCAAAAGAGACTTGGTCACTTGTGCCGCTTGTTGCTATCGTTATCTGGCTTGGTATCTATCCAAAACCTATCCTTGATCCGATCGATAACTCTGTAAAGGCAATGTTGAACTTTATGGATGAAAAAGCGATCACGCAAGAGGCAAAAGATATGATACATGTTGCGAATTCAACTAAGGAGGCTAAATAA
- the nuoL gene encoding NADH-quinone oxidoreductase subunit L, with product MEKFVYIALFAPLASSVFAALFGMSQRKTFVGIIASLLLFASFVASSTLAIEVFTSGQTIAVTMMPWIGMGDLYIPFGFVVDQVSVTMMTMVTLISTIVHIYSIGYMDHDKSFNRFFSYLSAFVFSMMVLVMSDNFAGLFIGWEGVGVCSWLLVGFWYHKPDQTREQNPSISPSWAANEAFIMNRIADLGMLIGIFILYWNVGSLQYDAVFTAIPNLDQWILNGAALALFIGAMGKSAQFPLHTWLTDAMEGPTPVSALIHAATMVTAGVFLVIRANPLFGMTPEVSYFIAALGTFVAFFAASMALVNRDLKRIIAFSTLSQLGYMFAAAGLGAYWIALFHLVAHAFFKALLFLGAGNVMHAMHDELDIFKMGGLKKVMRPTYIYMGLASLTLAGIFPLAGFFSKDAIIETAFNEGTYILWIMLVVTAGMTAFYSFRQVFLTFHGTERYDHHEIHPHEMYKFVLIAMSPLAILAVIAGFFKGGFEAFVTSLLPAYHMSEHTHHYVWLLTAIVTLFAVGGIALAYIKYNKGLERSEKCENSFIYKLLANQYYIPNLYEELISKPYAMISEKLWHGVDLKIVDKTVDGIAHFLYKSGDVNRRMQTGNLSHYLNWMAVGAVVLMIAAAVTSMIG from the coding sequence ATGGAAAAATTTGTATATATAGCACTCTTTGCACCACTAGCCTCTTCGGTTTTTGCCGCGTTATTCGGTATGAGTCAAAGAAAGACTTTTGTTGGTATCATTGCTTCACTTCTTTTGTTTGCTTCTTTTGTAGCTTCGTCAACACTTGCAATTGAAGTGTTCACAAGTGGTCAAACAATTGCAGTTACTATGATGCCGTGGATCGGAATGGGTGACCTTTATATCCCATTCGGTTTTGTTGTAGACCAGGTATCTGTCACAATGATGACAATGGTTACACTGATTTCTACAATCGTACACATCTACTCGATCGGGTACATGGATCATGATAAATCATTCAACAGATTCTTCTCTTATCTATCAGCATTCGTATTCTCAATGATGGTACTTGTAATGAGTGATAACTTTGCCGGTCTTTTCATTGGTTGGGAAGGTGTTGGTGTATGTTCTTGGCTACTTGTTGGTTTTTGGTACCACAAGCCAGATCAAACAAGAGAACAGAACCCGTCAATTTCTCCATCATGGGCAGCAAATGAAGCGTTCATCATGAACCGTATTGCTGACCTTGGTATGCTTATCGGTATCTTTATTCTTTACTGGAATGTAGGATCACTACAGTATGATGCAGTATTTACTGCTATTCCGAATCTTGATCAATGGATCTTGAACGGTGCAGCACTTGCGCTCTTTATCGGTGCAATGGGTAAATCAGCTCAATTCCCGCTTCATACATGGCTTACAGATGCAATGGAAGGTCCTACTCCGGTATCAGCATTGATCCACGCTGCTACGATGGTAACAGCAGGTGTATTCTTGGTGATCAGAGCAAACCCATTGTTTGGAATGACTCCGGAAGTAAGTTACTTTATCGCTGCTCTTGGTACATTTGTAGCATTCTTTGCTGCATCTATGGCACTAGTGAACAGAGATCTTAAGAGAATCATTGCGTTCTCAACACTTTCTCAACTTGGTTATATGTTTGCTGCTGCCGGTCTTGGTGCATACTGGATCGCACTTTTCCATCTTGTGGCTCACGCATTCTTCAAAGCATTGCTCTTCCTGGGTGCTGGTAACGTAATGCACGCAATGCATGATGAACTTGATATCTTTAAGATGGGTGGATTGAAGAAGGTGATGAGACCTACATATATCTATATGGGTCTAGCTTCTTTGACACTTGCAGGTATCTTCCCTCTAGCAGGGTTCTTCTCAAAAGATGCGATCATCGAGACAGCGTTTAATGAAGGAACATACATTCTTTGGATTATGTTGGTAGTAACTGCTGGTATGACAGCATTCTACAGCTTTAGACAAGTATTCCTTACGTTCCACGGAACTGAGAGATATGATCATCATGAGATCCATCCGCATGAAATGTATAAATTCGTACTTATCGCGATGTCTCCACTTGCAATCCTTGCAGTGATCGCTGGTTTCTTTAAAGGAGGATTTGAAGCGTTTGTAACAAGTCTTCTCCCTGCATATCATATGAGTGAACATACACACCATTATGTATGGTTACTTACTGCGATCGTTACACTCTTCGCAGTAGGCGGTATCGCTCTTGCGTATATCAAATATAACAAGGGACTTGAGAGAAGTGAGAAATGTGAGAACAGTTTCATCTATAAGCTTCTTGCAAACCAATACTATATCCCAAATCTCTATGAAGAGTTGATCTCTAAACCATATGCAATGATCTCTGAGAAATTGTGGCATGGAGTAGACTTGAAGATAGTAGATAAAACAGTAGATGGAATTGCACATTTCCTTTATAAAAGCGGGGACGTCAACAGACGTATGCAGACCGGAAACCTGTCACATTACCTTAATTGGATGGCTGTAGGTGCGGTTGTACTCATGATAGCTGCTGCAGTAACGTCGATGATAGGTTAA